One Cupriavidus taiwanensis LMG 19424 DNA segment encodes these proteins:
- a CDS encoding SDR family NAD(P)-dependent oxidoreductase yields the protein MSGLMAGKVALVTGAGGGIGRGIALAMAAAGARVVVNDLGVSMSGEGGDSGPAQRVVEEIRAAGGEAVANTDSVSTWAGANAIVQCALDNFGRIDAVVNNAGNLRDRMFFKMNEEEWRSVIDVHLNGTFFVSRAAANYFKDQESGAYVHMTSTSGLIGNLGQANYSAAKLGIAALSKSIALDMQRFNVRSNCIAPFAWSRMTSSIPAETPEEKARVAKLQKMEAGKIGPVAVYLASPAASEVNGQIFAVRANEIILMSQPRPVRSVHMSEGWTPESVGEVAMPAMRSSFFKLERSPDVISWDPI from the coding sequence ATGAGCGGTTTGATGGCAGGCAAGGTCGCGCTGGTGACGGGCGCTGGGGGTGGGATCGGACGCGGCATCGCGCTCGCCATGGCGGCCGCGGGCGCCAGGGTGGTGGTCAATGACCTGGGCGTGTCGATGTCTGGCGAAGGCGGCGACTCCGGCCCCGCGCAGCGCGTGGTCGAGGAAATCCGCGCCGCCGGCGGCGAAGCCGTGGCGAACACCGACAGCGTGTCGACCTGGGCCGGCGCCAACGCCATCGTGCAATGCGCGCTCGACAACTTCGGCCGCATCGACGCCGTGGTCAACAACGCCGGCAACCTGCGCGACCGCATGTTCTTCAAGATGAACGAAGAAGAATGGCGCTCGGTGATCGACGTGCACCTGAACGGCACCTTCTTCGTCAGCCGCGCCGCGGCCAACTACTTCAAGGACCAGGAGAGCGGCGCCTACGTGCACATGACCTCCACCTCGGGCCTGATCGGCAACCTGGGCCAGGCCAACTACTCGGCGGCCAAGCTGGGCATCGCCGCGCTGTCGAAGTCGATCGCGCTGGACATGCAGCGCTTCAACGTGCGCTCGAACTGCATCGCGCCGTTCGCGTGGAGCCGCATGACCAGCTCGATCCCCGCGGAAACGCCGGAAGAAAAGGCGCGCGTGGCCAAGCTGCAGAAGATGGAAGCGGGCAAGATCGGCCCGGTCGCGGTCTACCTGGCCAGCCCGGCGGCGAGCGAGGTCAACGGCCAGATCTTCGCGGTGCGCGCCAACGAGATCATCCTGATGAGCCAGCCGCGTCCGGTGCGCTCGGTCCATATGAGCGAAGGCTGGACGCCGGAGTCGGTGGGCGAGGTCGCCATGCCGGCGATGCGCAGCAGCTTCTTCAAGCTGGAGCGCTCGCCCGACGTGATCAGCTGGGACCCGATCTGA
- a CDS encoding CaiB/BaiF CoA transferase family protein, whose product MAGAQAPARGALAGVRVLDLSRILAGPWCAQNLADLGAEVIKVERPGAGDDTRSWGPPWLPGADGQPSRDATYFAGANRGKQSVTLDIASPQGQEIVRELAAKSQIVLENYKVGDLKRYGLDYDSLKAVNPALVYCSITGYGQTGPSAHKPGYDFIFQGLGGLMSVTGERDDLPGGGPQKVGVAVVDMLTGMYATVAVLAALRHAERTGEGQHIDMALLDAVVAVGATPIIAQRVTGQAMPRYGNAHANMVPYHVFATADGYMIVAAGNDGQWQAYCRGVERPDLAADARFATGPGRIIHRDTLVPLLEAHMRTRPTAHWVQALEAQGIPCGPINDYGQVLEDPQVRHRELQVDLVRDDGSLCPTVKSPLRLSATPVQYDAPPPRLGQHTEQVLETVLGLSAERIAQLREQGVV is encoded by the coding sequence ATGGCGGGCGCTCAAGCCCCGGCGCGCGGCGCGCTGGCCGGCGTGCGCGTGCTGGACCTGTCGCGCATCCTGGCCGGCCCGTGGTGCGCGCAGAACCTGGCGGACCTGGGCGCCGAGGTGATCAAGGTAGAGCGCCCCGGCGCCGGCGACGATACCCGTTCGTGGGGGCCGCCGTGGCTGCCCGGCGCGGACGGGCAGCCGTCGCGCGACGCCACCTACTTTGCCGGGGCCAACCGCGGCAAGCAGTCGGTCACGCTGGATATCGCCAGCCCGCAGGGGCAGGAGATCGTGCGCGAGCTGGCCGCGAAGTCGCAGATCGTGCTCGAGAACTACAAGGTCGGCGACCTGAAGCGCTACGGGCTGGACTATGACAGCCTGAAGGCCGTCAACCCGGCGCTGGTCTACTGTTCGATCACAGGCTATGGCCAGACCGGGCCGAGCGCGCACAAGCCCGGCTACGACTTTATCTTTCAGGGCCTGGGCGGCCTGATGAGCGTCACCGGCGAGCGCGACGACCTGCCCGGCGGCGGGCCGCAGAAGGTTGGCGTGGCAGTGGTCGACATGCTGACCGGCATGTATGCCACCGTGGCGGTGCTGGCCGCGCTGCGCCATGCCGAACGCACCGGCGAGGGCCAGCATATCGACATGGCGCTGCTCGACGCGGTGGTCGCGGTCGGCGCCACCCCCATCATCGCGCAGCGCGTCACCGGCCAGGCCATGCCGCGCTACGGCAACGCGCACGCCAACATGGTGCCCTACCATGTGTTCGCCACCGCCGACGGCTACATGATCGTCGCGGCCGGCAACGACGGGCAGTGGCAGGCCTATTGCCGCGGCGTCGAGCGTCCCGATCTGGCCGCCGACGCGCGCTTTGCCACCGGTCCCGGCCGCATCATCCACCGCGACACGCTGGTGCCGCTGCTCGAAGCGCATATGCGCACGCGGCCGACGGCGCACTGGGTGCAGGCGCTGGAAGCGCAGGGCATTCCGTGCGGGCCGATCAACGACTACGGCCAGGTGCTGGAAGATCCGCAGGTGAGGCATCGCGAACTGCAGGTCGACCTGGTGCGCGACGACGGGAGCTTGTGTCCGACTGTCAAGAGCCCGCTGCGGCTGTCGGCCACCCCGGTGCAATACGATGCGCCGCCGCCGCGGCTGGGGCAGCATACGGAGCAGGTGCTGGAGACGGTGCTGGGGCTGTCGGCAGAACGTATTGCGCAGTTGCGCGAGCAGGGCGTGGTCTAA
- a CDS encoding DUF6494 family protein: MDEETFNLSIRKFLKVVGVNSQREIEQAVARALADGTLAGNEHLPVSVTLELAAVKLQARFDGEIRLG, from the coding sequence ATGGACGAAGAAACCTTCAACCTCAGCATCCGCAAGTTCCTGAAGGTGGTCGGCGTGAATTCCCAGCGCGAGATCGAGCAGGCTGTCGCCCGCGCCCTGGCCGACGGCACGCTGGCCGGCAACGAGCACCTGCCGGTGTCGGTGACGCTGGAGCTGGCGGCGGTGAAGCTGCAGGCGCGCTTCGACGGCGAGATCCGGCTCGGGTAG
- a CDS encoding AraC family transcriptional regulator, producing MQTAVMPSPRPPMPGKPHMSGHALPPAGLRGDGGGPALGPVRASGATVEAGTPAPARHTIAIQHVTHILQGGRRLGYDIEALLRRADISPALLASPSARVTQGQYAALIRTLRRVMRDELWGLLDRPVTPGVFAQVCRSLVDCATLEDAIRTGLRLYRQHIDAFAPRLHVAADGKTAAVVLHPRAPASACRSFAESTFVFHAYAVVSWLVAGQIPLTRVELSAAASPGRTDTERVFKTAVSYGQPVTALHFDAASLRLPVMQDAASLREFLRETPRNLLIRYRDNSCLAERIRQHLRSHLDGELPSLEQMAQRLRLTPQTLRRRLRDEGRGYQSIKDNLRRDVAIGMMERPGMTLQDVALRLGFSEPSTFHRAFKKWTGVAPGEYRMRGMRAENVPAA from the coding sequence ATGCAAACAGCCGTTATGCCATCGCCGCGCCCGCCGATGCCGGGCAAGCCGCACATGTCCGGCCACGCCCTGCCGCCTGCCGGCCTGCGTGGCGACGGCGGCGGCCCCGCATTGGGGCCGGTGCGCGCGTCGGGCGCGACGGTGGAAGCCGGCACGCCCGCGCCGGCACGCCACACCATCGCCATCCAGCATGTGACGCACATCCTGCAGGGCGGGCGCCGGCTGGGCTACGACATCGAAGCCCTGCTGCGGCGCGCGGACATCTCGCCGGCGCTACTGGCCTCGCCCAGCGCGCGCGTGACGCAGGGCCAGTATGCGGCGCTGATCCGCACGCTGCGCCGGGTCATGCGCGATGAACTGTGGGGACTGCTGGACCGGCCCGTGACGCCCGGCGTGTTTGCGCAGGTGTGCCGCAGCCTGGTCGATTGCGCCACGCTCGAAGACGCCATCCGCACCGGGCTGCGCCTGTACCGGCAGCATATCGACGCCTTCGCGCCGCGCCTGCATGTGGCCGCCGACGGCAAGACCGCCGCGGTGGTGCTGCATCCGCGCGCGCCCGCGTCGGCCTGCCGCAGCTTCGCCGAATCGACTTTCGTGTTCCATGCCTACGCGGTGGTCAGCTGGCTGGTGGCGGGGCAGATTCCGCTGACGCGCGTCGAGCTGAGCGCCGCCGCCTCGCCGGGCCGCACCGATACCGAGCGCGTGTTCAAGACCGCGGTCAGCTATGGCCAGCCCGTCACCGCGCTGCACTTCGACGCGGCCTCGCTGCGCCTGCCGGTGATGCAGGACGCCGCCAGCCTGCGTGAGTTCCTGCGCGAGACCCCGCGCAACCTGCTGATCCGCTACCGCGACAACAGCTGCCTGGCGGAACGCATCCGGCAGCACCTGCGCTCGCACCTGGACGGCGAACTGCCGTCGCTGGAGCAGATGGCGCAGCGGCTGCGGCTCACGCCGCAAACGCTGCGCCGGCGCCTGCGCGACGAAGGCCGCGGCTACCAGAGCATCAAGGACAACCTGCGACGCGACGTCGCCATCGGCATGATGGAGCGCCCGGGCATGACGCTGCAGGACGTGGCACTGCGGCTCGGCTTTTCCGAGCCCAGCACCTTCCACCGCGCCTTCAAGAAATGGACTGGCGTGGCGCCGGGGGAATACCGGATGCGGGGAATGCGTGCGGAGAACGTGCCGGCGGCGTAG
- a CDS encoding Bug family tripartite tricarboxylate transporter substrate binding protein, with translation MQADRRSGERSPRRRTLGRLGAGLLAWSGLASGLFGAGMAQAQEFPARTVRMVVPFPAGGATDVLARALAEGLGKQWKRPVVVENRPGASGMLGAEVVARAEADGHTALLTITPLVQAPSLYARAPYDPVKDFAAVSELGTTNLVFAVNSNAVPATNLKDFIALVRTKPRQFSYGSFGAGSSGHLYGEVFNDAAKIDMLHVSYKGEAPELNDLLGGQVPAAVISVMGAKPHVATGRLRALAVTGPARAPQLPDVPTFREAGIEGMDAMGWFGLLLPAATPRPIVEKFSADVNRVLAQPDVRKRMNELGVILTGSTPDAFAQTIQADYVRWGKVIRTRNIRLD, from the coding sequence ATGCAGGCAGATCGTCGTAGTGGGGAGCGTAGTCCGCGTCGCCGTACCCTCGGCCGCCTCGGCGCCGGTTTGCTGGCGTGGAGCGGGTTGGCCTCCGGCTTGTTCGGCGCAGGCATGGCGCAGGCGCAGGAATTCCCGGCACGCACCGTGCGCATGGTGGTGCCGTTCCCGGCGGGCGGCGCCACCGACGTGCTGGCGCGCGCGCTGGCCGAGGGCCTAGGCAAGCAGTGGAAGCGGCCGGTGGTGGTGGAGAACCGTCCGGGCGCCAGCGGCATGCTCGGCGCCGAAGTGGTGGCCCGTGCGGAGGCCGATGGCCATACCGCGCTGCTGACGATCACGCCGCTGGTGCAGGCGCCAAGCCTGTATGCGCGCGCGCCGTACGACCCGGTGAAGGACTTCGCCGCCGTGTCCGAACTCGGCACCACCAACCTGGTGTTCGCCGTCAACAGCAACGCCGTGCCGGCCACCAACCTGAAGGACTTCATCGCGCTGGTGCGCACCAAGCCCAGGCAGTTCTCCTATGGCTCGTTCGGCGCGGGCTCCAGCGGCCACCTGTATGGGGAGGTCTTCAACGACGCCGCCAAGATCGACATGCTCCATGTCTCGTACAAGGGCGAGGCGCCGGAACTGAACGACCTGCTCGGCGGCCAGGTGCCGGCCGCGGTGATCTCGGTGATGGGGGCCAAGCCCCACGTCGCCACCGGCCGCCTGCGCGCGCTGGCGGTGACCGGACCGGCGCGCGCGCCGCAACTGCCGGACGTCCCCACCTTCCGCGAGGCCGGCATCGAGGGCATGGACGCCATGGGCTGGTTCGGCCTGCTGCTGCCGGCCGCCACGCCGCGGCCGATCGTCGAGAAGTTCTCCGCCGACGTCAACCGCGTGCTGGCCCAGCCCGACGTGCGCAAGCGCATGAACGAGCTCGGCGTAATCCTGACCGGCAGCACGCCGGACGCGTTCGCCCAGACCATCCAGGCCGACTACGTGCGCTGGGGCAAGGTGATCCGCACGCGCAATATCCGCCTGGACTGA
- a CDS encoding long-chain fatty acid--CoA ligase produces MKPATSTTPPFRSPAWPPGLPATLHTPRTSLFYNVEVAAQRYPDKTAIQYFGTAISYGELREEIERMAGYLQQACGIRPGDRVVLFSQNCPQFIIAYYAILRAEGVVVPANPMWLEAELAHVVQDSGAVAAFAGSELYPRMAPLHGPALRHVILHDYAGMLRDDGGLPVPAWLRETPPAPQAAPSGAMPVAWNTASGAGHRPLPHQAGHDTLCMLAYTSGTTGNPKGCMHTHGTLMTAAAGSVIWRGGSAESVVLAVAPMFHLLGMQNCMNSPLYLGATVVLMPRWERALAADLIERYRVSVWGAPPAMMVDFFSQPGIDARDLSSLAYVGGGGAAMPEAVANMLQERFGLPYVEAYGMTETAAFILSNPRNQPKRECLGIATFGVDARVVDPETLRELPHGETGEIVVHGGQVMQGYWHNEDANAATFITLDGKRFLRTGDLGFMDEEGYFFMRDRLKRMINASGYKVWPAEVENMLYGHPAIHEACVIAARDERRGETVKAVVALRPEARGTAEAEPERIMAWCRDHMAAYKVPRIVDVVEALPKSATGKILWRALQEREMQADSPGA; encoded by the coding sequence ATGAAGCCTGCCACAAGCACCACCCCGCCGTTCCGTTCCCCCGCCTGGCCGCCCGGCTTGCCCGCCACGCTGCATACGCCGCGCACCAGCCTGTTCTACAACGTCGAGGTCGCGGCACAACGCTATCCGGACAAGACTGCGATCCAGTACTTCGGCACCGCGATCTCGTATGGCGAGCTGCGCGAAGAGATCGAACGGATGGCCGGCTACCTGCAGCAGGCCTGCGGCATCCGGCCAGGCGACCGGGTGGTGCTGTTCAGCCAGAACTGCCCGCAATTCATCATTGCCTATTACGCCATCCTGCGCGCCGAAGGCGTGGTCGTGCCCGCCAACCCGATGTGGCTGGAAGCCGAGCTCGCCCACGTAGTGCAGGACAGCGGCGCGGTCGCGGCCTTTGCCGGCAGCGAGCTGTACCCGCGCATGGCGCCGCTGCACGGCCCGGCGCTGCGCCACGTGATCCTGCACGACTACGCGGGCATGCTGCGCGACGACGGCGGCCTGCCGGTGCCGGCCTGGCTGCGCGAGACGCCGCCCGCGCCGCAGGCTGCGCCGTCGGGCGCGATGCCGGTGGCATGGAACACCGCCAGCGGCGCCGGACACCGGCCGCTGCCGCACCAGGCCGGCCACGACACGCTGTGCATGCTGGCCTATACCTCCGGCACCACCGGCAACCCCAAGGGCTGCATGCACACCCATGGCACGCTGATGACCGCGGCCGCCGGCTCGGTGATCTGGCGCGGCGGATCGGCCGAATCCGTGGTGCTGGCGGTGGCGCCGATGTTCCACCTGCTGGGCATGCAGAACTGCATGAACTCGCCGCTCTACCTGGGCGCGACGGTGGTGCTGATGCCGCGCTGGGAGCGGGCGCTGGCGGCGGACCTGATCGAGCGCTACCGCGTCTCGGTGTGGGGTGCGCCACCGGCGATGATGGTGGACTTCTTCTCCCAGCCGGGCATCGATGCCCGCGACCTGTCCAGCCTGGCGTACGTCGGCGGTGGCGGCGCGGCCATGCCGGAGGCGGTGGCCAACATGCTGCAGGAGCGCTTCGGCCTGCCCTATGTCGAGGCCTACGGCATGACCGAGACCGCGGCCTTCATCCTGTCGAACCCGCGCAACCAGCCCAAGCGCGAATGCCTGGGCATCGCCACCTTCGGCGTGGACGCGCGCGTGGTCGATCCCGAGACGCTGCGCGAACTGCCCCACGGCGAGACCGGCGAGATCGTGGTCCACGGCGGCCAGGTGATGCAGGGCTACTGGCACAACGAAGACGCCAACGCCGCCACCTTCATCACGCTCGACGGCAAGCGCTTCCTGCGCACCGGCGACCTGGGCTTCATGGACGAGGAAGGTTACTTCTTCATGCGCGACCGCCTCAAGCGCATGATCAACGCGTCCGGCTACAAGGTCTGGCCGGCCGAGGTGGAGAACATGCTGTACGGCCACCCGGCCATCCACGAGGCCTGCGTGATCGCGGCGCGCGACGAGCGCCGCGGCGAAACCGTCAAGGCGGTGGTGGCGCTGCGTCCGGAGGCCCGCGGCACGGCGGAAGCCGAGCCGGAGCGGATCATGGCCTGGTGCCGCGACCACATGGCGGCCTACAAGGTGCCCCGCATCGTCGATGTGGTCGAGGCGCTGCCCAAGTCGGCCACCGGCAAGATCCTGTGGCGCGCGCTGCAGGAGCGCGAGATGCAGGCGGACAGCCCGGGCGCGTGA
- a CDS encoding Bug family tripartite tricarboxylate transporter substrate binding protein: MQQSRRNWLAQAGTLAGAAILGGTGHAFAQQPYPAKPIRLIVPYPAGGGTDTVGRLVGQRLSESLGQPVVVENKPGASGMLGNDTVAKAPADGYTLLLAITALIQSPALYKRTPYDVAKDFTPVSLIAKSSDLFVVPNRVPASTMREFLALAKAGKLSYGSYGNGTSSHLHGELLRQQAGIEIAHIPYKGAAPLMSDLLGGQVDSAFVDVTSANPYLTSGKFKILGITGTQRYKALPNVPTFSELGLAGFEPNGWFGLFLPGNAPKDVTAKLAAETARIVRLPEVTAKLAGMGLQPVGSTPQELAAVVAGDTPKWARIVRDANIQLD, from the coding sequence ATGCAGCAGAGCAGACGCAACTGGCTGGCGCAGGCCGGCACCCTGGCCGGCGCGGCCATCCTTGGCGGCACGGGCCACGCTTTCGCCCAGCAGCCGTACCCCGCCAAGCCGATCCGCCTGATCGTGCCATACCCGGCCGGCGGCGGCACCGATACCGTCGGACGGCTGGTCGGCCAGCGCCTGTCCGAAAGCCTGGGCCAGCCGGTGGTCGTGGAAAACAAGCCCGGCGCCAGCGGCATGCTCGGCAACGACACCGTCGCCAAGGCGCCAGCCGACGGCTACACCCTGCTGCTGGCGATCACCGCGCTGATCCAGTCGCCGGCGCTGTACAAGCGCACGCCGTACGACGTCGCCAAAGACTTCACCCCGGTTTCGCTGATCGCCAAGTCGTCCGACCTGTTCGTGGTGCCCAACCGCGTGCCGGCCAGCACCATGCGCGAGTTCCTGGCGCTGGCCAAGGCCGGCAAGCTCAGCTATGGCTCGTACGGCAACGGCACCTCGTCGCACCTGCACGGCGAACTGCTGCGGCAGCAGGCCGGCATCGAGATCGCGCATATCCCTTACAAGGGTGCGGCGCCGCTGATGAGCGACCTGCTCGGCGGCCAGGTCGACAGCGCCTTTGTCGACGTGACCTCGGCCAACCCCTATCTCACCAGCGGCAAGTTCAAGATCCTGGGCATCACCGGGACCCAGCGCTACAAGGCGCTGCCCAATGTGCCGACCTTCTCGGAACTGGGCCTGGCGGGGTTCGAGCCCAATGGCTGGTTCGGGCTGTTCCTGCCCGGCAACGCGCCCAAGGACGTGACCGCAAAGCTGGCCGCGGAAACCGCGCGCATCGTGCGGCTGCCCGAAGTGACGGCAAAGCTGGCCGGCATGGGTTTGCAGCCGGTCGGCTCGACGCCGCAGGAACTGGCTGCCGTGGTCGCCGGCGACACGCCCAAGTGGGCCAGGATCGTGCGCGACGCCAACATCCAGCTGGACTGA
- a CDS encoding enoyl-CoA hydratase/isomerase family protein yields METIRFAVEDGVATLTLDAPARKNALSLQMREEIGDVIRRIRDDDSVRALVLTAAGTDFSSGGDISSMQVEISAEQGRRRLRKLHGWLEDLIQLDVPVIAAVDGAAYGAGFSLALTADIILATPRARFGLPFLRMGLVPDCGVFHTLPRMIGLQRAKALMFSMRELNAQAAQDLGIVMEIVPADSLQERARAFARAFTEASPVAVSLTKQALNASLGQGLNTMLAMEADAQGIAFSTGYRREAADRFMAKQPLRYRWPD; encoded by the coding sequence ATGGAAACCATCCGTTTTGCCGTCGAGGACGGCGTCGCCACACTGACCCTCGATGCGCCGGCGCGCAAGAATGCGCTGTCGCTGCAGATGCGCGAGGAGATCGGCGATGTGATTCGCCGGATACGGGACGACGACAGCGTGCGCGCCCTGGTCCTGACCGCGGCCGGCACCGATTTCTCGTCGGGCGGCGACATCAGCTCGATGCAGGTCGAGATCAGCGCCGAGCAGGGCCGCAGGCGCCTGCGCAAGCTCCACGGCTGGCTGGAAGACCTGATCCAGCTCGACGTGCCGGTCATTGCCGCGGTCGACGGCGCCGCCTATGGCGCAGGGTTCAGCCTGGCGCTGACGGCCGACATCATCCTCGCCACGCCGCGCGCGCGCTTCGGGCTGCCGTTCCTGCGCATGGGACTGGTGCCCGACTGTGGCGTGTTCCACACGCTGCCGCGGATGATTGGCCTGCAGCGGGCCAAGGCGCTGATGTTCTCGATGCGTGAGCTCAACGCCCAGGCGGCGCAAGACCTTGGCATCGTCATGGAAATCGTGCCCGCGGACAGCCTGCAGGAGCGCGCCCGGGCATTCGCGCGGGCATTCACCGAGGCCTCCCCGGTGGCGGTCAGCCTGACCAAGCAAGCGCTGAACGCGTCGCTGGGCCAGGGCCTGAACACCATGCTGGCGATGGAAGCGGACGCGCAGGGCATTGCCTTCTCCACCGGCTACCGCCGCGAGGCCGCCGACCGCTTCATGGCCAAGCAGCCGCTGCGCTACCGCTGGCCGGACTGA
- a CDS encoding acyl-CoA dehydrogenase family protein has translation MGSQDQHAALAARQTPWMNEDLEMFRDTVRRFVERELAPNEARWAEQGYIDRDVWRRAGQIGLLCASIPEEYGGGGGTFAHEAIITQEMSRAVCTSLGNNVHSGIVAHYLLRYGTEAQKQKWLPQMASGELVAAIAMSEPGAGSDLKAIRTRALREQTPDGDCYRINGAKTFITNGYHADLICVVAKTDPEAGSRGVSLVMVETRDLPGFRRGRILEKIGQKGQDTAELFFDDVVVPCSNLLGTQEGQGFYQLMQQLPQERMIIALGAVATMQRAIELTTEYVRQRKVFGQPLGDLQNTRFKLAECKTVTTIAATFVDDCMQRLMDGQLDAATAAMAKWWCTQQNCQVIDECLQLHGGYGYMLEYPIARMYANARVSKIFGGSNEIMKELVARTL, from the coding sequence ATGGGATCCCAAGACCAGCACGCGGCGCTCGCCGCACGCCAGACCCCCTGGATGAACGAAGACCTGGAAATGTTCCGCGACACGGTGCGCCGCTTCGTCGAGCGCGAACTCGCCCCCAACGAAGCGCGCTGGGCAGAGCAGGGCTACATCGACCGCGACGTATGGCGCCGCGCCGGCCAGATCGGCCTGCTGTGCGCCAGCATCCCGGAGGAATACGGCGGCGGCGGCGGCACCTTCGCCCACGAGGCCATCATCACCCAGGAGATGTCGCGCGCGGTCTGCACCAGCCTGGGCAATAACGTGCACAGCGGCATCGTCGCGCATTACCTGCTGCGGTACGGCACCGAAGCACAGAAGCAGAAATGGCTGCCGCAGATGGCCAGCGGCGAACTGGTCGCCGCCATCGCCATGTCGGAACCTGGCGCCGGTTCGGACCTCAAAGCGATACGCACCCGCGCGCTGCGGGAACAGACCCCGGACGGAGACTGCTATCGCATCAACGGCGCCAAGACATTCATCACCAACGGGTATCACGCCGACCTGATCTGCGTGGTGGCCAAGACCGATCCGGAAGCCGGCTCGCGGGGCGTGTCGCTGGTCATGGTGGAAACCCGGGACTTGCCCGGCTTCCGCCGCGGCCGCATCCTCGAAAAGATTGGGCAGAAGGGCCAGGACACCGCCGAGCTGTTCTTCGACGACGTGGTGGTGCCGTGCTCGAACCTGCTCGGCACGCAGGAGGGACAGGGCTTCTACCAGCTGATGCAGCAACTGCCGCAGGAGCGCATGATCATTGCGCTGGGCGCGGTGGCCACCATGCAGCGCGCGATCGAGCTGACCACCGAATACGTGCGCCAGCGCAAGGTGTTCGGCCAGCCGCTCGGCGATCTGCAGAACACGCGTTTCAAGCTGGCGGAATGCAAGACCGTGACCACCATCGCCGCGACCTTCGTCGACGACTGCATGCAGCGCCTGATGGACGGCCAGCTCGACGCCGCGACCGCGGCGATGGCCAAATGGTGGTGCACCCAACAGAATTGCCAGGTCATCGACGAGTGCCTGCAGTTGCACGGCGGCTATGGCTACATGCTGGAATACCCGATCGCGCGCATGTACGCGAACGCACGCGTGAGCAAGATCTTCGGCGGCTCCAACGAGATCATGAAGGAGCTGGTCGCGCGCACGCTCTGA